The window CTCCACCAGCAGGTAGACATCGTGTGTCTCCGAATGGGAACCCTTCGGGCAGGAGACGGAGTAGCTCTCCGTCCGCTTGATGTAATAAAAGTGCGGGTGCAAGTCCTTTGCCACCTTCTCCCGCAGCCAGTCCGGTATCTCCTGCTTGTTGAAAATGTACTGCCAGTACAGACACACTGCGTGGACCGTGCCCCACCTTAGCCGCAGGTCGAAGTCATGCCGGTACTCATCCTTCAGAGCGTGCATGTTCTCGAAACCAGTTTGCGGGTAATACCGGAAGCTCCTGAAGGACTCCTCCGGTACCAGGTAGGTGTCCGCGGCGTTCCACGCCGGCCCCTCCCCCCAGACCGTACTCGTCAGCCGCTCGTATTTCGCCCTGATAACTTTGTCCTGCGGGGAGGAAACCACCCCGGTCATGTAGGACTGCGGGGACATGGTGCTGTATATGCCGGCCACCAGAACGGCAATGCCCAGAAAGACGGCAACGCCGACCAGTACCCACGGGAGAAACGGCAGGAGCAGCACCGCCAGTTTCTTTAACAGAAAGGAACCGATCCTCCTGCCGGCTGCTTTTCCCGCCGCCAGCGCGCGGTCGGCGTACTCCCTCGCTCTGTCTTCCGCTTCACGCAATCCCCCCACCTCTCATAAAAAAAACGGCAGGCGCCGCCGTCACGGATTGATGGAGCGTGACTGCAGTCCCTGCCGCTTTGCCCCCCAGTTTGCCGCCCAGTGACCGGTACCGACCGTGGATAAAGTAGCCGCGCCCGTGAGTTTGATTGCCGCCTTCCACGTGCTGTCGGCACCGGTATACTGCTGCAGCGCTTCCCCGAGAGAGGCGTTGTTACCCAAACTTCGGCGGATCTCGCGGACACCCTTTATGGCATTGAACGTCGTCATGGCCATACGGGTCCCTGCTCCGGTTGTCGCCGACACCAGGCCGCCTACAAGCTGTCCCATCCCGGGCGCCCCGAGGCCGCCAAACGCACTACCAAGTTTTCCGGCTATGTCCGCAACTTTCCCTCCAACAGATTGAGAACGGTGAACATCAGACGCCAGGGACGGCGAACCAGCACCTGCCGGGGCAGCTCCCGTACCGGAAACAGAATCGCCCGGACCGGTTTCCCTGGAGGCAGTCCCCGCCGGAACGTACAGCCCGCTCGGACGCTGTTCCCAATTGTTGAGCTTTGTAGAAAATGCAGATTCCGGCGAGCTCAAACCACCCCCGGATGGTGGAACAATCGGCCCGCCGAGACTTCCACCCGGTACACCACCTGAATTTAAATCGCCTCCGGGTGATGAAACGATCGGTCCGCCGAAACCTCCACCAGGGATTCCAGCCGGTGTCATACCGCCGGGTAGTACACCGCCGGAACTTCCACCCGGCACTGTACCACCGGTCATCTTCCCGGCCCTGCCGCCCAGGGAAGCGATACCGAGGCCGATCAGCCCCGCGACGGCGCCCATGCCGGTCATGGCCCCCAGAACCTTACCGGCCCACTTCTCCTCGGGTACTCCCAAAAACTTCAGGAAACCCTGCAGCAGGTTGCGGACGACTTCCGCGATCGGGATCAGCGCCACAAGCGCCACAATCGGCACCCAGAACCTGGTGTTGGATTCCTGGGCGAATATCGTGAAATACAAACTGAGTACAACCGCGTGGGCGGCCTGCATGAACACGTTTGACGTCAGCTCGCCGAGCCAGACGCCAATGGCCTGCGGGTTCCTGCCCGTCGCCCACGCGAAAGCAAAGAACGGGGTCAGCACGAGGATGGCCGCCAGCACGAACTTCCGTATGATGTACAGGAAATTGAGGTACAGCATTACCCCTACAAAGGCCAGCCGCACGAGAGCGCCCCCGAGACAGCCGGAGTAACCGGTTGAGATCGACATCGGGTCGGGCAGGTGGCCGATCTTATCCGCGGACGCGGCGTAGAAAAAGTCCACGATCCCATCGTTTACCCCGGCAAGTATCTGAAACAAAAGCGGAGCCGACAGCGTTATGAAAAGGGCCATCATGATATACAGCAGGTCGGATTTGGCGTCCGCCTGCCTCGACGGGTTGGCCGCCGCGGTGACCATCACCCTGTACCCCGACGCCACAAAAGAGAGAAACATCAAGACCCCGGTAAAACCGGTGGCCAGCGCGTACCACCACATCAGCCTCTCCCAGTCTTCTTTGTCGAAGGGTCCTGCGCCGGCGATCACTTTTTCCCCGGAACCGTTGTGGTTGTAGATCAACTCGTTGACCGGCGTGAGGCCAAAGAGTTTTTCAATGAAAAAAGACAACCCTTCTATGGGAAGGGCCAGCACCGTTTCGAACGGCCCCGGGGTGTATTCGCCCAGCGACGGACCGCTTTGCTGTTCCGCTCCAGATCCGGTCTTGCCAGGAGAATACGGCCCTACTGTAACATCGTTCGTAAACGCCCCTATGCCGTAGTGCAGGCGGTAGGTGTACGTGGTGTTTCTGTCTGTGGTCCGATCGGTGTAGCTCCCGTCCGTCTGGGGCACTTCCGCGAGATCGCTGTAACCTATCCCCTTATCACCAACGGTCCGCTGTATTGTAAGCTTTTTACCCGTCTCGCCGCCGGACCACTTGAGCGTAACGCTCCCGTCCTCGTTCCGGACGGCAGTGAAACTGCCGACGGCAAAGGCTGGAATCGTGAAAGCAAATATAAAAAACAGCGCGAGCAGGAGAGCAAGGCTACGCCTCATCCCCAACCACCCCGCCCCCTTCAAGCTGCCAGCGACCCCCTTTCGCCGGTTCCGGTGGAGCGGGGACGTGAACCCCTGTCCTCCAGCCGCTGCCTTTTTCCCGCGCATGCCCGGCTCACCCCCTTCCCTGCAGCCACGCGCAGAGCCGCTCCGCGGCGCCGAACACCACGCCCAGGAACCACATGAATATACCCGCAAAGAAAAACATTAAGTCCCCAAACCAGGCGCCACCATCATCAAAATAATCTTGAGGAGAAATGCAGCAATAACTGTACTCTTCCTCCTCATCTTCCAGTATGGCGGCCAGCAGTTCCGGGTTTTCCATCACCTGCCGGTTGAAATCGGCTATTCCGAACACCGAAAACCACTCCTTTCTACGCCATTTCGTCCGGTTTCTTCTCCAGCATACTCCACTCCCAGGGCGTTACGTACACCCTCACCTTCGCCATCTCGTCCATTATGTCGAGTACGCCGAACCCGCGTTTCCTGATGGAGCTGATGTAGTCGCGCACGCCGTCGGAGTAGCCGAGCGTGCCGCATAAAAGTTTCGCCTCTTCGGGCTTGCTCCGCATCAGGAACGCTGCCGAACACTGGGCTATGATGTTCTGACCGTCTTCGGACGCGAAATCCCGGAAGGATTGAGTCGCGATGACCAGCGACGTCCTGTACTTCCGGCCGCGCTTGGCCGCTGCCAGCAGGAACTGCACGGCGTTCGGGTGCCTCATGAACACCCACGCTTCGTCCACCAGCAGAACTTTTTCCACGTCTTTCTGGGCCTTCACGAAGTGTTCCCAGAGCCAGAGGAAAATCGCCTGCGTCGCGTAAAACCGCATCAGATCGTCTTTCTCTGTAGGCTTCAGGTTGAAGCAGACCGCCGGGACGTCCCGCACCGAGACTTTAGTTTCGCCGTCCAGGAAACCCAGCGTACCGCCCCGCGTGAAAGGTTTGAGGAGAAAGGCCACCCTCCCGTCCCTGGCCTCAATGCGCCGCACCACGTCGGAGATCGTCGGCATGCGTTTCTTGATGCGGCCCACCGCGAAAGTACCGTCGGCAAGCTTTTTCCCGCCCGGTTCGTAAAGGCTTTCCGGATCCCTGGTGATCCCGCGCGCCGCGTATTCCTCCCGCAGGGCCTCCTCGATGTGAGTCTCGCCGTCCACCCCGAGTTTTTCGCCGCGGTGTTCCAGAACGCCGGAAAAGAGCGCTGCCACCTCCCGTACCTTGCCGGGGACATCGACGTAAAATTCTTTCTTCCGGTCGTCCCACTCCGGCTCCAGGTCCAGGATGTTGAACACCGGCTCCGCCGCCGGGTCCAGCCGGACGTGAAGGCCGCCCATCTTTTCGGTCATCACGCGGAATTCGCCTTCCACGTCCAGGAACGCCACCCGTCTGCCGCAGGCGATGTTGCGCCCCACCAGCACGCTCAGGGTCACCGATTTCCCGGCCCCGGTCTGGCCGAAGACGAACATGTGCGGCGCGAACATCTCCTTCGCGAAAAGGTCCAGGAAAACCGGCGACCCGGTTTCCAGGTTGAAGCCGACAAAAACGCCGGAGGCGTGGCCGGTGTCGCACGAAGTGAGCGGAGCAAGGCATGCCGCCCCGCCCGACAGTAAATTCTAATACTGCCACCTCGCCGCGTGCGGCGGCAGAATCCCCAGAGGGAGCAGGTGGTGGATACCCCTGTCCTGCCAGTATTCCAGCGCCTGCACCCTGATACCCGCCCCGGCCATCAGGTTCTCAAACGCCTGGCAGCGCGCCTCCAGTTCGTCGGGAGACGACGACGACACCGCAAACAGCAGGCAGCAGTAGTACATGCGGTCGTAGCCGAACTGGATCGCCTGGCGCACGTTTTCCGCTTCGGCCATTTTGCGCTCGAGTTCTGGCCTGTTCGTTATGTGCCCCCCGCGCACCACTTCCAGTTCGTACTGGGAGGCCGCCTCGGTGTACTTCCTGGTCAGCTTGTTCACCGCGTCCCGGTTGGGGACGGGAACTACGTGCAGCGAAACCTCCACGTCACCGAAAGCGTACGCCCTGTCAAGCACCCACGGTACCAGCGCGGCCGGCAGCACTGCAGTGGAGTACACCCTCCTGTAGACGCCGTTCACCCGCAGGTCGCGCACGCTGACGGCCAGCCCGTCGGGCGCGTACAGCAACTGCAGCGGGTTCCCGTCATCAGAAAGACGGCCGGACTTCTTTTTTCTGCGGAACAGCAAAAGGATCAGCTCCCTTCCAGTCAATTATCGCACCGACTGAAGATACCGATTCCGCAGGACGGAATAAACGCCCCGGGTTGAAGATATCGTGCAGCAGGTTCAGCACCTGCTCTGGGAGCAGCATCTCTGTCCGTATACCGCCGGCCTGCATCGCGGCCCTGAACAAGAGCACCCGCTTGTGCAGTTCTTGTTCGGGCGATTCTCCAGGTGTATCCACACCTACGACAGCATACGACCGCCGGACTTTCACTGTTTTTTCACTGGAAAGGAACGTGTAAAAGTCCATCATCGCCAGCGCGTACTCCGCCGGGCCGCCGCGCAGGTCGGAAGCCGCCCCGGCAAGGTCCGCCGCGGCCTTTTTCAGGTCTACCATTTCGGATACGGTAAAAAACTGTACCGGAAAGTCCAGGGACAGGATACACGACCGCAAAGTGTTTGCAACCGACCGCTTTTCTTCGTCGGACAGGAGATGAAAGTTTACCCCACGCACCTGGCTGAGCGCGCGGTACCTTTTTCCGGCAAGCACGAGCATCCCGTACCTGAAGTCCGTGCCGTCGTCGCCGAGCCCGGAAACTTCCCGTATGTCTTCCACCGGGCAGAGAGATCCAAACAGGTCCTGTTTTCGTTTCGCCACCGCGATCACCTCAAAAAAAAGCCCGCGGTTCTACCGCGGGGGCCAGGTTTTCGTCAACAAAGTAAACCGCAAAATTGAGAAAATGTACTGGTCGAGAGGCCCGCCGCCGAACCGGCGGCAGTCCGGATCGGATAGGACGCCCAGCGCGGCTCCCGGAGCGCCGAAAACAGCAAGCATGACGATGATTGTCAGGGCGTCGAGTCGGTTCGTGTACAGCCAGCAGATGGTACTCAGTACACCGGCCACCGCCGGACCGACCAGCAGGTAGATGAACTGCCGCAGGGTAAAGCGGCCGCCGACGATCTTGTCTTCCTTGTCGAATTGTATCGGCGTCGGGTAGTACACGGCAGTCACCTCACGTTTTGGCCAGGTGTCCGATGACGGCCTTTGTCAGCAGCCAGGCAAAAAACACCAGCGCGGCCCCGCCTATGCCGTACAGCATTATCGCTTTAGCCCGGGCGTTTTCCTGCGGGTTGTCGCCCGTGGTCATGATCTTGAACCCGGCGTAGACCAGCACCCCAAACAGTACCGCACCCACAAACCCGGCAAACAGGTTCACAAGACCGATTAACTTGTCCGCGAGCTGTCCCGCAGCCTGATTGGCGTCGGCGTTCATCTCCGTTCCGAAGACTTTAATCTCTTCGGCATAGGCAGGATGAGCGTAAACCAGCGTGAAGATCGAAAACACAAACAACGATATCCGGGAAAAAGCTTTGCGTACAGCCGGAACACTTTTTTGCAGCACCTCACATACCCCCTTTTTGAACTGTATTTCCCAAATACTGCATCAGCCCGACAAACAGCGGAACCGCATAGAGAAACAGAAGACCTAAAAGCGCAAAAGCTATGCTGGCAATCATCCTCTTTCTCATTTCCGGAAAGAATGCCGCTATTATCAAACACACGGCGGACGCGGCTCCTACGACAAGCGACACCGGGCCTGCTACGTCAAGAAGCAGCCTGTGCACCGAAAGCAACACGTCCCATACCCTGCCGGTGAATTCTTGCCCCGCGCTCGGTGAATTCCCGACACCGTAGACATCAAATCCCATAACCAACTACCTCGTCACGTACTGAGCCAGTCCTTTGACCAGCCCGACGATGTACGGCGCCCCGTAGAACAGCAGTATGCCGAAACCTATGGACAGGACCGCGCCGACAACCTTCTGGAAGAGCTTCATGCCGCTCAAGAGCACCAGCAGCGCCGCCACGCCCGCCACGGCCAGCATGATCTTGGCCACGGCATCCGTGACGGGACCAGCCGCTTTGTAGGCACCGTCAATCATGGTGTTGACCTTCTGCGCAAACTGGTCCGGGCTCACCGGCTGGATCCCGCCGGACCCCGCTGCCGGAACCTGCTGATCGTCCGCCATCGCGGGTGTTGCCAGAACAAACAGCATAGAAATCAACAGAAAGATGACTCGTGCCTTACCTGGCAACACTTCCACCAGCCCCTTTATTGATTTTCTCAGCCGTCTTATAGGCATCGTAGATGCCGTATAGCCAGACGGCCGGCAGCAGTATAAATCCAATTACTACAGTACAGAGCAACCCAGATATGCCCGCCGCCACAAAGAGAGCAATGCCCTTACCAATCTGCCCGTTGTAAATCTGGCCAAGGCCGCAGATCAAAAAACTCAACACCGCTGCAAGTCCGGGATTTTTCATAGAAAACAGCTCCTTTCCGTTTGTAGCGCAGCCGGACCCGGGTTACAGAGAACGCTCCCCCCCCTTCCTCCCCGGGAGATTTTCTGGCTGCGCCCGGGTTATACAAAAAAAGCCCGGCACTGAGCCGGGCGAAAGGAAAGGGGAGGAATTTTTTTGGGGGAAGCCGGCCTGCCGTTCATCAGGTGGGGAAAATCCCGGACGGGCCAGCAGAATTCCCCTACCAGAACAGCAAACCGCACAAAACCAGCATGATCGGCATTACAACCACCCGCTCCAGAATGCCTCCGGTCTGGACCAGCGGCACGCGGAGGTGCGTTTTTACCGGCCATAACCAGGGTACGCCCTGGGGGTTCAGACTGTCCATGACCAGGTGGGACAGGTAGCCGATCATAATCAACGGCACCAGGTGGCTGTACACATACGCATGCGCATACCAGAACCGCAACACAAAAGCCGCCAGCAGGGTCATTACCCCCGCCCCTAAAAACGAGTGCAGCGGTCCCCGGTGGCCCACGGTCACCTTCACCGCCCACGAAGCCGGAGCCACCAGCCGCCCCAGCTTCGAGTGCGGGTCGTCCAGGTCTGGAAGAAGGGCAACAACCCCGGCTATTCCCGCCGATACCGCCATTGTTTTAAGGTCCGTGTGACCGGCAAGGAGCAACCCGGCGGCGGCCCCTCCCAGAAAGTGCGTGCGCCAGAGCATTTATCCCACCTTCTTAAGAAGCCAAAGCCCGTTTATCGCGCATCTTACCCGGTGCACGGCACGATCCAGATCTTCAACAGCCACGTTAAGTTTGTCAATATCTTCTCCGGCTTGTTTAATCTTGCTCAACGCTTTTTCAACCGCATCGAGTGCCACACCCAACTCACCACGCCTACCGTATTCCCTGCCGGCGGCAATTTCTGCCGCCTCCAGCACCGTTTCGGGACCGTAGCGGTCCATCAGGTCCAAAATCTCCTGCCGGATAGAATCAGATAACATCTGCACTCATCCCCTCTTTGTAGTAGTTTCGCTGTTTACCGCCCGCCAAGAATCTCCCCGCACCAGGGGTACAGGGGAGCCGGCATCCGGTGGATGGCCACCATGTCCGTGCCGATGACGCGCCCGCATTTCGGGCATTCCGTCGGATAGACCTTCCCAACCCCTCCGCAGGTCAAACATTGGCGTTCCCACGTTAACTCTGAACCGGAACCAAACTTTTCCTGAC of the Desulfofundulus luciae genome contains:
- a CDS encoding pilin; the protein is MLQKSVPAVRKAFSRISLFVFSIFTLVYAHPAYAEEIKVFGTEMNADANQAAGQLADKLIGLVNLFAGFVGAVLFGVLVYAGFKIMTTGDNPQENARAKAIMLYGIGGAALVFFAWLLTKAVIGHLAKT
- a CDS encoding PrgI family protein, coding for MYYPTPIQFDKEDKIVGGRFTLRQFIYLLVGPAVAGVLSTICWLYTNRLDALTIIVMLAVFGAPGAALGVLSDPDCRRFGGGPLDQYIFSILRFTLLTKTWPPR
- a CDS encoding metal-dependent hydrolase, yielding MLWRTHFLGGAAAGLLLAGHTDLKTMAVSAGIAGVVALLPDLDDPHSKLGRLVAPASWAVKVTVGHRGPLHSFLGAGVMTLLAAFVLRFWYAHAYVYSHLVPLIMIGYLSHLVMDSLNPQGVPWLWPVKTHLRVPLVQTGGILERVVVMPIMLVLCGLLFW
- a CDS encoding VirB4 family type IV secretion system protein, which gives rise to MSGGAACLAPLTSCDTGHASGVFVGFNLETGSPVFLDLFAKEMFAPHMFVFGQTGAGKSVTLSVLVGRNIACGRRVAFLDVEGEFRVMTEKMGGLHVRLDPAAEPVFNILDLEPEWDDRKKEFYVDVPGKVREVAALFSGVLEHRGEKLGVDGETHIEEALREEYAARGITRDPESLYEPGGKKLADGTFAVGRIKKRMPTISDVVRRIEARDGRVAFLLKPFTRGGTLGFLDGETKVSVRDVPAVCFNLKPTEKDDLMRFYATQAIFLWLWEHFVKAQKDVEKVLLVDEAWVFMRHPNAVQFLLAAAKRGRKYRTSLVIATQSFRDFASEDGQNIIAQCSAAFLMRSKPEEAKLLCGTLGYSDGVRDYISSIRKRGFGVLDIMDEMAKVRVYVTPWEWSMLEKKPDEMA